The Thermotoga sp. Ku-13t DNA segment ACCTTCTGAATTTGAAGCGGAAGATCGACGCCGGGGCACACTACGTTATAACCCAGATGGTCTTCGACGTGGAGATATACAGAAGGTTCGTACAGCTCGCGAGAGATTTCGGCATAAACGTTCCCATCATACCCGGGATAAAACCTGTTGTCAATCTGAAGAGCATCTACTCCATCCCGAAGAAGTTCTTCGTGACCATACCTGCGCACTTCGTATCGCAGATGCAACAGGCACGCAGCAGCGAGGAAGAGTTCAAGGTTGGTGTGAGGTTCGCCGCGAAACTTGCAGAAGGACTGCTCGCATCAGGCGCTCCGGGCATCCACATCTTCACCATGGGAAGGGCGAAGGCAACGAAAGCGATGCTCAGCCTGCTTTATTCGAAACAGGCCTGAGGAGGGATTGAGAAATGAAAAGAAAGGTGGCGATTCTTGGCGCGACAGGCACGGTTGGGCAGCGGTTCGTACAGCTGCTCGCGAACCATCCGTTCTTCGAAATAACTTTGCTCGCAGCTTCCGAAGCGTCGGCCGGGAAGAAGTACGCGGACATAGTCCACTGGCATTTACCCTGCGAAATTCCGGAAAAGGTTAAGAACATGGAGATCGTCAGTGTCGATTCGAACTTCGACTGCGATTACGTTTTTTCGGCACTGCCTTCCGACGTGGCTGGACCGGTTGAGAAGCGCCTGGTGGAGCGGGGCTATACGGTCTTTTCGAACGCGGCGAGCCACAGGATGGACGAAGATGTACCTCTGCTCGTACCCGAAGTGAACCTGGAACACATGAAACTGGTGGAGCTACAGAAAACACCTGGCAGGCTGATCACTAACCCGAACTGTTCCACGATAGGTCTGGTGATGGCGCTCAAGCCCATCGCAGACCTTTTCGGGATAGAGTTCGTCAGCGTCGTAACGATGCAGGCCGTTTCGGGCGCAGGATACCCTGGGGTCGCCTCCCTGGACATCATAGACAACGTGATACCATACATAAAGAACGAGGAAGACAAGATGTGCACCGAACCGAAGAAGATCCTGGGCAAGTTCACAGAGCGTGGTATCGAGTTTGCCGGATTCGAGATTGTCGCACAGTGCAACAGAGTACCCGTTCAGGATGGTCACATGATCAGTGCTTACATCGAGACGAGTGAAAGAGTCGATATCGACAGGCTGATACAGGCCATAGAGAACTTTGCGCCCTTGAAAGGATACAAACTTCCAACGGCCCCGGAAAAACCTTTGATGTATCTGCCAGCTAAAGACGCTCCACAGCCGAGACTCCACAGAGATTTAGGAAACGGTATGACGGTGAGCGTAGGAAGGTTGGTGAAGGTTTCCGATCGTGCGCTCAGGTTCGTTGCCCTGGTGCACAACACGATCAGGGGTGCTGCAGGATGTGCCGTTCTGAACGCGGAGGTGTACGAAGCTCTGTACCGAACTGGCGCGTGAGTTTTATAACGATCCAGATGCTCATCTATCTGATCGTCTCGCTCTGCTTCATCGCGATAGCTGGGCTGTGTTTGAACACGACGATCACGCACTTCTTCCAGGTGACAAAACGTCTGGAAGAGGACATAGATCTGATGATGGTGGTCGATTTCCTGAGGCACGATTTCTGGTACAGATCGATCAGCACAGCGCGTGTGAGTGATTCTGCGATCAGTTTCTGGGAGAAGGTTGAGGGCAGGGAGAAGCAGGTCTGGTACAGGGTGGAGTCCGAGCAAGGAAGTTACACGATCAAGAGGGTTGCGAGCGATGGGGTGAACGTGGTCTACAGATCCAGTCAAC contains these protein-coding regions:
- the asd gene encoding aspartate-semialdehyde dehydrogenase — its product is MKRKVAILGATGTVGQRFVQLLANHPFFEITLLAASEASAGKKYADIVHWHLPCEIPEKVKNMEIVSVDSNFDCDYVFSALPSDVAGPVEKRLVERGYTVFSNAASHRMDEDVPLLVPEVNLEHMKLVELQKTPGRLITNPNCSTIGLVMALKPIADLFGIEFVSVVTMQAVSGAGYPGVASLDIIDNVIPYIKNEEDKMCTEPKKILGKFTERGIEFAGFEIVAQCNRVPVQDGHMISAYIETSERVDIDRLIQAIENFAPLKGYKLPTAPEKPLMYLPAKDAPQPRLHRDLGNGMTVSVGRLVKVSDRALRFVALVHNTIRGAAGCAVLNAEVYEALYRTGA